From the genome of Salvia splendens isolate huo1 chromosome 7, SspV2, whole genome shotgun sequence:
AATCTACGGCAGCGAACGGTGAGGTTTCAATCACTGTTGATCTCTTATGCTAGAAAAAGCCAGACAAGTATACCACAATGTAGCTCCGATTCATGATTATTTTGTTGCTTTGATTGAAGTTGCTAAATGTGTAACATTTAGACTCAAAACTAGAAAATCTAGCCAAATCTACAAATGTTCACTTGATTTGCTACTTGCTTTGATTGCCTCTGCACCGGCAAGTTCTTCTCCTCGTCTTTGGGAAATGTTTACTTAATTGTTGAACCACACCACCCCTCTCGTCTCCTATGGCTGCCGCCGCAGATTTCCACAAACTCGATGCTGCAGCACCAAACATGCTTTGTCTCCTACGTCGGAGACAGCCACCGGTCCCCTGAGGTTCTTGATCGCAGTTCATCATCTATTGGGATATCCCAAAAGTTCAGTACTATATcttttaatttgaattaaaaaaaatattctgtATTCTTTGCTAAAATAAGCTTTAATAGCAGTGGTAATTTGTCAAAATGAAGCGTGGAGCACTAAATAAGGGCGAAATATAATAGTAACTACTAAATTAAGTTTATCAAAGAATATTAAATGCATTTTCTTAATCCGTATGAGAATTGGAAATTATGTTGTTGGAAGGCACGAGTGTGAAGATGAATTACGGGGTGAAACGTGTTTCCCAGTAGAATGTTCAAATTTCTATGTTATTGATtgtaaatactactactatatggAATGGTCAttaatttgtgtataatgttTTTGCTTTAAATCAGAGTATCAAAGATTGAAAATATCATTCGAGTATAATGTGCAAACACAAAAATTGCATGTGATTTAATCTGCTGCTGCAGCCACGATTTATATTAGAGTAATAGAGGTTATGCAGATCTTGAAAGGTTGAGGCCCTTCATGCGAATTGGTCACGTGTCATACacctaataaaaatattattcctaGTATTTACTCCTATTATTCTACCCAGGTGAGGAGGGGTACTATTATGCACAAAACAAATCTATTTTTACCAGCAGAAATTATTTTTAGAAGAGATTAATAACGGTTTTCAATTATCTTGTACTCCTACTTCATTTGTCACATCCCTTTCTTTTTCGTACTTGTTTCAAaaagtaataataaataattaaaatttagagaaagtaatataagagagaataatacgTAGAAGAGTCTCTTCATTATTGTCTCTCACTTTaacgtttttctattttagttatttattagaattttttaaaaatatgtgaaaAAAAAGGTAATCTGAAAACGGAGGGACTACTGTTTAGAtgcatcaatttttttataaggGATGTTATATAACTGTTCTTAAAAAAGTACTGTAGCTACTTCTTCCCTGTGTCTCTTATCTAAAGGAGTCCCCACATACCACATTTAATGCCCATTGCCCACTGACACCCAGTGCGTGTTGTGTGTTTACTCCTTTTTGCGTGCTTCAGTCCCCTGAATTCGATGGCGTCTGATAGCAAGAGCAATAACGCCACCACCCACCACAAACCCATGTCTTCAAGACTCCACCAGCAACAATTAGTGTCCACAATGATCAAGCAGGGCTTCATCTCCGACCCCTTCCTCTCCCCCTCTCGCCTCACTCCTCTCTCTCCTACCcctcaccaccaccaccaccacagccCAACCCTCTTCGAGATCATGTCGGTCGACCCCAATCCCGCTCTCGAAGCCCGCAAGAAGCTCCAAGAAAGGGTCTCCGCCGCCCTCTCCCAGGCCCCCTTCAATATCTCCACCCAATGGGGGCCTGCCGACGTCACCCTCACAGTAGCGGGCCGCGCGGAGGCCGATGAGCCGCCGTTCCGGGTCACCCTTGATGTCCACCTACGCGTCTTGGCCGCCAAAAGCCGCTTCTTTTCCGACAAACTTCGCCGGAGCGGGACCCACTCTGTCGAGATTCTCGAGTGCAATGACGTGGCCGTCTATGTGGAGGCTGTCGTCCTCATGTACTCTGCCGAATTGAAGACCAAGCTCCTCGGCATGGCTGTCTCCAAGATCTTGGCCCTTTTGAAggtttctctctccctctttcgTAATAAACACTTCAATTTTCCTTACTTTCTTTGTAATTCTTATCTAGAATGATTAATGATGCTTTCTATACTCAATGTGGACTCATAAACGGGTAATTTGAGTTCAAATTGggaaataagaaaaaatttcgagattgtttatttaataatgTGAAAAGTAGCAAGAAGTTGTGCCTTTAATAAGTGAAAAATAAGTGAAATGTGATATGTTCTTAGGCCAGAGTTGCTTGGCATTTGCAGATATGTTGTGCAATTATGTTTGAGGATGGGATTAGGGCATGTTTGGAGTATCTGGAAGCAGTGCCATGGTCTGAGGGAGAAGAGGAGAGTGTTGTTTCGCATCTAAATCAACTCCAGATTGATTGTTCAAGAGCAGAAACTGTGCTACAGAGAGTGGTAGCCGACCCTTCAACATCTTCAAGGCTGGAGAGTGTCTTCTTGAAATTGTCATTAGGTGTCTTGCAGGCCAAAGATGAAAAGGCCCGTAGAGAAATGAAAGGGTTGATATCTCGACTACTAAAAGAAGATGATAAGGATGGCCTTGATATCTCAAGAGATGTATTGTATCAGCTTTGCCACAGGTGCCTAGGCTCTCTTGTTCTGTGCTTATCTGGAACCACTGGCTTGGATGAAAGCAGGCAAGACCGAGGAGCTATAATGGCTGAGATTTCTCGAGAAGCTGAGAATATGCAGTGGATTCTTGGCATCCTTATAGAGAGAAACTTGGGGGAAGAGTTTGTGGACTTATGGGCTGACCAGAAGGAACTAGCACTTCTTCACTCCAAGATACCTACTATGTATCGCCACGAAATAAGCAAGATCACTGCCCAACTCTGCATTTCTATTGGGAGAGGGCAGATTCTAGTGCCCAAGGAGACTAGGTTTGCCTTGCTGTCGACTTGGTTGGAACCTCTTTACGACGATTTTGGATGGATGAGAATAGGGGGGAAACCTGTTGATAGGAAATTGATTGAGGAAGGGCTTAGTCAAACAATTCTTACTCTACCACTGCCTCAACAACAATCGTTTTTGGTTAAGTGGTTTGATAGGTTTCTTAACAAGGGCGACGATTGTCCCAATATTCAGAGAGCGTTTGAAATCTGGTGGAGAAGGGCTTTTGTGAAACAATATGCAATTGAGTCGCAATTGCAGCTAGCTGTCTGTGATATTCCAGACTGATGGGTATGTTTGCTTGAATTCCATGCCTCATGTAATGGTGTAAATAAAAATTCATTCCTTCCCATATCCAGTCTGTTTATATCTTCTTCTTCTAATTTCTGATAAGAATGAATCATATTCTAGATCAATGAAACAGTAGTTGTGCAGTTGAAATTGCTTTCTACTTCCACCAAATAGTTCCAAATAAACCGCGTGAAAACATATTTAATTTCCATGTGGAACTAATTCATCAGATTAATAGTTCACTACTTAATTTTCTTCCATCCATGTCTCTGTAACTCGTTTACATAGCTACTAATCACACATTCCATCAGCAAAATTGATGGAATCTTTTGAAGCTTGTTCAATTTCATATATTTGTTACTATGAAATTAGTCTTTGCTAGTGTGTTAAGAAGACCCTGGTAACCTTACCCCTTTTTTGTCATTCGACTGCAGAAATTCTGTAAAATAGAGTTTCTTTCCATTAGGCTtgattaattttctttaataatgtCGGCTCATTTTCTACTTGCATAAGCGAACTACCTGTCGTCTCTCACGCTACATTTTAGGGCCGACAGCAAAGAGAGAGTGGCTGAGATCAGTCAGTGAGTGGTGTCTACTGCTATATCTCATATGTTACAgaatataaagaaaatttaTGAATTAACTGATAGGTTACTAGTATATCTCATATGCATGGATGAAGACATGTAATGTAAGTGACTTTTCCTCTCAGAAAGAGTAAaagttttttagtttttatttttggtgtatGTATATATGCTGTTAAAAGCTAGCTGTGAAATAATAGCCTCACTTTTGAGAGGCTAAGAAGTCTTGTGACTGTTTCTCATACTTGAAATTAGCCTTCTTGGAGTCATCTGCAGACCAAATGAAGATCCCATGAAGCTTCCCCTGCTTGCTCAGTTCGCTGCAGGCATCGAAGAACCCATTTTGAGGGGATAGCCCGCCACTCCCGTCAGTCCCAAAACTCACCAGAACTTGGCCTCCTTTGTAGTTAAAGCTTTGTTCGTCGAAATACTTTAGAAACTGAGAAACAGTGGTGCTCCTTGGATAGGCGTAGAACTGGAAATTCACGTAGTCGATGAGATGGCCATACTTTCTCCACAGAGCTAGATAGTATGGCTTGACAGAATCGTCTTCATACGGTGCTATGGAGGTGAAGGAGACGATCTCGTTCTGTTTCAGGTAGAAGATAAGTCCCCCGATACACTCGGCGAATGTATCAGGATCTGAACCGAAGTGTTCGTAATCTATATCGATTCCATCCAAACCGTAAGTTGTGACTATCTTAGTTATGGAATGAATTGCATTTGCAAGCCAGCTTTTGATTGAGGTAGGATGAAAGTAGACTGGTTTGTTGTTGCCTATGGTGTCACCTCCAAGGCTCATGCCTACTCTAACATTTGCATGCTTAGCTTTGATCGCAGACACCTGAGACGAGCCGAGGTTCTTCGTGTCCCAGTAGACTCGGAAATCTCCGTTTGTGGGAGCCGGGTGGGCTCCATCGGTGTAGTCGATGGCGAAGGAGAGGAGGAAGTGGAAGTCCACGCTGGGGTTGATGGGGACATCCGTGAATCTCACAATGGTGTCCTCAGCTCCGATGTATTCTCGGAAGAGCTTCTCCGGCTGTGCTGCTCCGATCGTCAGGAGATTGAAGAACAGAGAGTGGAGaggaagaaaaatgaaaagaagaGCATATTTACTTAACATGATTTTTCTTCGATTTttgtggtgtgtgtgtgtgtggataCACAAATAAGGCATATTTATGGTATGTGAAATTGGATTTTTCTTGTATTAATGGTGCCGGATTGATTTTGTATGTTATGATCAGCTCTAACAATGCGTTGTGATTTGATTGTAGGGAGATGGTTTTgtttgttagggttttgtacaAATTGTTACATTGTTTTTGGAGTGCAGTTGCCGAATAGATTTTGAGTGTTGCAAATAAGTTTAAGAGGAAGAGCAAATTAATCTCCTTCTGCAGTCGTGTTTTGATTTAATGGTATGATTAGTGAGCGTTACGTTCTATAAATCATGCTTGAAGTCATGACTCATGAGATTGTGTGTAGTTTTCCGGCATATCACCGAAGCTTCTCTAATGCCAAATAATGTGTAGTTGATAACTTATCTTTGTTctattataaatatcaaatttatTGTTTACCTCAATATTGgagttttttgtttattttagtttGAACCTTTTAATTTCGAATAGTTTTTGGACCATGCCACTAATTTTTTGAagagtagtgataaattaacaaaaattgtatatataAAATTGGACATTTTACGTATTTTACATTCACAATACTTTATACATTACATATTTACTATTTAGGGAAGATTAAGTTTCTAAGTTTAATAACTGCACATTTAGGAAGGATAATTCATTCTATCATAAAGCTACATAATTATAGATGAATCAAAACTAAAAGATAAATTTATCACATTCTTCACCAtacatttttataaatattgggTTAGTATTTGAAGaatattaaatttcttctattttCTCAACACTCAAATACCGTATGCAATAAAATCTAATGAATAATTTGACATATAAAATGTTAGTAGTCATTAAAAAAAAGTcacataatatatttaaatttttagtattgtcatccaactaattaaatattattattttaatttttagtattatcATCCAACtaattgaaaattaatattacAATTAATcagtaataaaatataaacttaaACAATAATAGTTATTCAAAACAAACTATTTCATTGTGTGATAAAAAttacatatattataaaaataactatgtgtaaatatacttaattaattagtattatCACCCAACTAGTTAAATATCATTAAGTCGATTTCTTTGAGTATTGTATTCTTTACTTGAAAATTATGAAATGAATAtcaaatagtaaaaaataaatattaacaaATAATCGTCATTCGTATCCAACTATTTTAATACTcttacttaaattttaaattataaaacaacCACATTTATATTTAGTTAATTTCTTAGTATTTTCATCAAACTAACTGATgatcattaaattaatttttttttatatattcagTATCTTGACTCAAAACCATGAAAAAAATTGATAgaaaacaataacaataatcattcacatccgactattttattattcaataattttaaaattgtaaattataaaaatgactatatatattatatgtatacttaatttcttagtactCTCATCCAACTAATTGATGGTGATTACATCGATTTTTTGTGTACttgaaaattgattaaaatgataataatcATTCGCATTCAACTATATTAGTGTTAAATATGCTAATAATTgtaattataaaaatgactacatgtatATAGTTTGTGTTGGTACTGTTATCCAACTAATTGATGATCACTATATCGATTTCTTTGCATACATCTTGactaaaaaatcatgaaatggAGATAATTTTGATACGTAatagtaacaaataaattaaaacgaTAAAATCATTCAAATCGAATGACTCTTAaattgtaaattataaaaataacgtACAATATATATACTTAGTTTCTTAATATCATCATCCAACTAATTAATGACAATAAAGTCGGTTTAGTTATGTACTCTTCTTGactaaaaaatcatgaaataaaattaatttttataattaataataataataaaaattaatctaaaataataatagtcattcacattcaactaatttattattaaataattataaaaattgactatgtgtatatatatttgattttttattgtCACCAATCTAATTGATAATCATTAAATCAATTTTCTGGTGACTCAACAttatttaaaaccatgaaacataaataaattcaaTATGTACTACTAAAAAATATACTAAAGCTATATTAGTCATTTGCATCGAAAAAttgtaaattataaaatgacTACACTGTAaactataaaaatgatagtataaGAATATGTACTTAATTTATGAGTATCGTCattcaacaaattaattatcattaagtcgatttcattttattctctacatccataataaaaaatcatgcaatgaaattaaaattgatactataatattaaaaagtaagttttaaaaaatttatttgcaTCGAACCACTTCATGATTGAATaattctaaaaattataaatataaatgcaAGTACTTGTATGTGTACTTAATTTCTACTATAAACCCCCTTCATGTTAattaagaaagaaataataattaatatttccttaatataaaaatactcatcagtaaaagtaaattaaaataaaaagtattcATATATCTGCTTTTGGATATATAATGAAAAAGGGAACACGCTAAGGAAAAATAGTGTTAAaggaaaataacacaaaaattaAAAGAGATATTGCAAGAAATGTTAAATCATTATTGGTATAATATTTTCTCATGTAGTCCACATATCAAATATAGAAAtgctttattattttaatttattttttcatatattaaattattttatcgTCATAACATTGatgatttatattatatgataatttggaataaaaaattaacaaaaaataatcaaacaagttatgaaaaaataatacaaattaaATGACAAAAAACTAGATACTAAAGTATAAAATGATCAAGtataaatttcttttaaaaaatagtatatggtactttattaaattatatagtactagtaattatttTACAATTAAATATAGTACGTTAATTATTTAGAGTGTTAATTAATATTACCATAAAAAATTCATAATCTAAATCAATGATACTTTACTAAACTGATAGAGTTAAAAATATCCAACATTAAATAAGGATAAATTA
Proteins encoded in this window:
- the LOC121742507 gene encoding BTB/POZ domain-containing protein At5g60050-like; its protein translation is MASDSKSNNATTHHKPMSSRLHQQQLVSTMIKQGFISDPFLSPSRLTPLSPTPHHHHHHSPTLFEIMSVDPNPALEARKKLQERVSAALSQAPFNISTQWGPADVTLTVAGRAEADEPPFRVTLDVHLRVLAAKSRFFSDKLRRSGTHSVEILECNDVAVYVEAVVLMYSAELKTKLLGMAVSKILALLKICCAIMFEDGIRACLEYLEAVPWSEGEEESVVSHLNQLQIDCSRAETVLQRVVADPSTSSRLESVFLKLSLGVLQAKDEKARREMKGLISRLLKEDDKDGLDISRDVLYQLCHRCLGSLVLCLSGTTGLDESRQDRGAIMAEISREAENMQWILGILIERNLGEEFVDLWADQKELALLHSKIPTMYRHEISKITAQLCISIGRGQILVPKETRFALLSTWLEPLYDDFGWMRIGGKPVDRKLIEEGLSQTILTLPLPQQQSFLVKWFDRFLNKGDDCPNIQRAFEIWWRRAFVKQYAIESQLQLAVCDIPD
- the LOC121742508 gene encoding chitinase 2-like — its product is MPYLCIHTHTHHKNRRKIMLSKYALLFIFLPLHSLFFNLLTIGAAQPEKLFREYIGAEDTIVRFTDVPINPSVDFHFLLSFAIDYTDGAHPAPTNGDFRVYWDTKNLGSSQVSAIKAKHANVRVGMSLGGDTIGNNKPVYFHPTSIKSWLANAIHSITKIVTTYGLDGIDIDYEHFGSDPDTFAECIGGLIFYLKQNEIVSFTSIAPYEDDSVKPYYLALWRKYGHLIDYVNFQFYAYPRSTTVSQFLKYFDEQSFNYKGGQVLVSFGTDGSGGLSPQNGFFDACSELSKQGKLHGIFIWSADDSKKANFKYEKQSQDFLASQK